The following coding sequences are from one Gadus morhua chromosome 10, gadMor3.0, whole genome shotgun sequence window:
- the prom1a gene encoding prominin-1-A isoform X8, with the protein MWRSGLLLLLAGHLVSCELQPDPGITPPPGRPPPPGRPPRERLDFGSVPAGVYETLAHYEPGPIGILFSLVHAFLCVVQPNPFPQDLIVKLVKEKFGAPQTEYQKVLYYELGFLLCAAVGVVYLVLLPLAGLLLCICRCCDNCGGEMHQRQRKNADCQRGLLGTLLFTTSLVISIGVLCAYTANQTLSSQVKNVRRLVNSNMRDLHTFVNDTPTQIDFLVSQYSTAKGKVLYDLDNIGPLLGGRIHGQLGKEVRPAMDGALSLAGAMRETREALENASVSLEVLQEGSGKLAFSLSLMRSSLRRSLDDPACRDPKNQPTSAQLCSAIQSSLSHLHLHANYSRLASVNPQLEKMNQVLQTDLRAVIQRGYSSLNNTPSMVVDQTTSVVEGVRGLLDGIGSNISSFSKGFPVRSSLANFTIFINQAHSSIEDHYPQLDQADFYRWAGCIALCCMLVLVLAFNYLGLLCGTLGYDKHASPTTRGCISNTGGTLLMAGVGFSFLFSWLLMGVVTAAFLVGGNLEKLLCEPYHSKELFKLLDTPHMVDPQWRNFIPGFLYNDSDLDLTVENLYSNCKENRGIYSAGRLDKIFNITAFLNTTLFTREVVSVLEGIRLDLGGVELLQAEGRQNLLDFSESGLSEINYAQYLEEVNKGVTVEDLLTFTSQLEAQTDLMPEGPLQTALKGHTSTLRQIHSQQVVPLEQAMKYVRARSALNQSMRFLERTASDLPNKVLAVLNALDEAQYLISKNATQLTSQETKLYKDVIVGYFQQYIDWVKSSLALEVATCKPLSNMVDTTHILTCNFLLDAMNTFWMGLGCSTLFLLPSIVLAVKLAKFYRRMETEDVYDE; encoded by the exons ATGTGGAGGTCCGGCCTACTGCTGCTCCTGGCCGGACACCTCGTCTCATGTGAGCTGCAGCCGGACCCCGGGATAACCCCGCCGCCCGGGAGACCCCCGCCGCCCGGGAGACCCCCCCGGGAGAGGCTGGACTTCGGTTCCGTCCCGGCGGGGGTCTACGAGACCCTGGCCCACTACGAGCCAGGACCTATCGGGATCCTCTTCAGCCTGGTGCACGCCTTCCTGTGCGTGGTCCAGCCAAACCCCTTCCCCCAAG ATCTCATCGTAAAACTGGTGAAGGAGAAGTTTGGAGCGCCTCAGACGGAGTATCAGAAG gtgctcTACTATGAACTGGGCTTCCTGCTGTGTGCGGCGGTGGGCGTGGTGTACCTggtgctcctccccctcgccgGCCTCCTGCTGTGTATCTGCCGTTGCTGTGACAACTGCGGAGGGGAAATGCACCAGCGGCAGCGGAAGAACGCCGACTGTCAGCGCGGCCTTCTGGGAACGCTACTGTTCACCACCTCGCTGGTCATCAG CATCGGAGTGCTGTGTGCCTacacagccaatcagacgcTGAGCTCTCAGGTGAAGAACGTCAGGCGATTGGTCAACAGCAACATGAGGGACCTTCACACCTTCGTCAACGACACGCCCACG CAAATTGACTTCCTGGTCTCTCAGTACTCGACTGCGAAAGGAAAAGTTCTGTATGACCTCGACA ATATAGGTCCTCTACTTGGCGGAAGGATACACGGGCAGCTAGGGAAGGAGGTCCGGCCTGCCATGGACGGAGCGCTCAGTCTGGCTGGAG CGATGCGAGAGACGAGGGAGGCTCTGGAGAATGCCAGTGTGTCTCTGGAGGTGCTCCAGGAGGGCAGCGGGAAGCTGGCCTTCAGCCTGAGTCTGATGAGGAGCAGTCTGAGGCGCAGCCTGGACGACCCGGCCTGCAGGGACCCCAAGAACCAGCCCACCTCCGCCCAGCTCTGCAGCGCCATCCAGAGCTCCCTcagccacctccacctgcacgCCAACTACTCCAGG CTGGCAAGTGTGAACCCTCAGCTGGAGAAGATGAACCAGGTTCTGCAGACAGACTTGAGAGCCGTCATCCAGAGG GGCTACTCGTCTCTGAACAATACTCCTTCCATGGTGGTGGATCAGACCACGTCCGTGGTGGAGG GGGTGAGAGGGCTGTTGGACGGCATTGGCTCCAACATCAGCAGCTTCTCCAAGGGTTTCCCGGTCCGAAGCAGTCTGGCCAACTTCACCATCTTCATCAACCAGGCCCACTCGTCCATCGAGGACCACTACCCCCAGCTGGACCAGGCAGACTTCTACAG GTGGGCTGGCTGCATCGCGCTGTGCTGCatgctggtcctggtcctggcctTCAACTACCTGGGCCTGCTGTGTGGAACGCTGGGCTACGACAAACACGCCTCACCCACCACCCGGGGCTGCATCTCCAACACTGGGGGCACCCTGCTCATGGC GGGGGTGGGCTTCAGCTTCCTGTTCTCCTGGCTGCTCATGGGGGTCGTCACCGCCGCCTTCCTGGTTGGGGGGAACCTGGAGAAGCTGCTCTGTGAGCCCTACCACAGCAAGGAGCTCTTCAAG CTCCTGGACACGCCCCACATGGTGGACCCCCAGTGGAGGAACTTCATCCCCGGGTTCCTGTACAACGACTCGGACCTGGACCTCACCGTGGAGAACCTGTACAG TAACTGTAAGGAGAACAGGGGTATCTACTCCGCCGGGCGTCTGGATAAGATCTTCAACATCACAGCGTTCCTCAACACAACCCTG ttcacCAGGGAGGTGGTGTCGGTGCTGGAGGGGATCCGTCTGGACCTGGGTGGGGTGGAGCTGCTGCAGGCGGAGGGGCGGCAGAACCTTCTGGACTTCTCTGAGTCCGGCCTGTCAGAGATCAACTACGCCCAATACCTGGAGgag GTGAATAAAGGTGTGACGGTGGAGGACCTGCTGACCTTCACCAGCCAGCTGGAGGCCCAGACGGACCTCATG cccgaGGGGCCCCTCCAGACCGCTCTGAAGGGCCACACCAGCACCCTGAGACAGATCCACAGCCAGCAGGTGGTGCCACTGGAGCAGGCCATG AAATATGTGAGAGCCAGG AGTGCGTTGAACCAGAGTATGAGGTTCCTGGAGCGAACGGCCTCCGACCTGCCA AACAAAGTTTTGGCCGTTTTAAACGCCCTGGATGAAGCCCAATACCTAATCTCCAAGAATGCAACACAACTGACCAGTCAG gaGACGAAGCTGTACAAGGACGTCATCGTTGGCTACTTCCAGCAGTACATTGACTGGGTGAAGAGCTCG CTGGCATTGGAGGTGGCGACCTGTAAGCCCTTGAGCAACATGGTGGACACTACCCACATCCTCACTTGCAACTTCCTGCTGGACGCCATG AACACGTTCTGGATGGGTCTGGGCTGCAGCACGCTGTTCCTCCTGCCCAGCATCGTCCTCGCCGTGAAGCTCGCCAAGTTCTACCGCCGCATGGAAACAGAGGACGTCTACGACGAGTGA
- the prom1a gene encoding prominin-1-A isoform X1: MWRSGLLLLLAGHLVSCELQPDPGITPPPGRPPPPGRPPRERLDFGSVPAGVYETLAHYEPGPIGILFSLVHAFLCVVQPNPFPQDLIVKLVKEKFGAPQTEYQKPENIVLTLQVLYYELGFLLCAAVGVVYLVLLPLAGLLLCICRCCDNCGGEMHQRQRKNADCQRGLLGTLLFTTSLVISIGVLCAYTANQTLSSQVKNVRRLVNSNMRDLHTFVNDTPTQIDFLVSQYSTAKGKVLYDLDNIGPLLGGRIHGQLGKEVRPAMDGALSLAGVKIERALKAMRETREALENASVSLEVLQEGSGKLAFSLSLMRSSLRRSLDDPACRDPKNQPTSAQLCSAIQSSLSHLHLHANYSRLASVNPQLEKMNQVLQTDLRAVIQRGYSSLNNTPSMVVDQTTSVVEGVRGLLDGIGSNISSFSKGFPVRSSLANFTIFINQAHSSIEDHYPQLDQADFYRWAGCIALCCMLVLVLAFNYLGLLCGTLGYDKHASPTTRGCISNTGGTLLMAGVGFSFLFSWLLMGVVTAAFLVGGNLEKLLCEPYHSKELFKLLDTPHMVDPQWRNFIPGFLYNDSDLDLTVENLYSNCKENRGIYSAGRLDKIFNITAFLNTTLFTREVVSVLEGIRLDLGGVELLQAEGRQNLLDFSESGLSEINYAQYLEEVNKGVTVEDLLTFTSQLEAQTDLMPEGPLQTALKGHTSTLRQIHSQQVVPLEQAMKYVRARSALNQSMRFLERTASDLPNKVLAVLNALDEAQYLISKNATQLTSQETKLYKDVIVGYFQQYIDWVKSSLALEVATCKPLSNMVDTTHILTCNFLLDAMNTFWMGLGCSTLFLLPSIVLAVKLAKFYRRMETEDVYDDNDTIPMKTVPSYDTMTRFPRASAPPSYIDW; the protein is encoded by the exons ATGTGGAGGTCCGGCCTACTGCTGCTCCTGGCCGGACACCTCGTCTCATGTGAGCTGCAGCCGGACCCCGGGATAACCCCGCCGCCCGGGAGACCCCCGCCGCCCGGGAGACCCCCCCGGGAGAGGCTGGACTTCGGTTCCGTCCCGGCGGGGGTCTACGAGACCCTGGCCCACTACGAGCCAGGACCTATCGGGATCCTCTTCAGCCTGGTGCACGCCTTCCTGTGCGTGGTCCAGCCAAACCCCTTCCCCCAAG ATCTCATCGTAAAACTGGTGAAGGAGAAGTTTGGAGCGCCTCAGACGGAGTATCAGAAG ccagagaaCATAGTCCTGACCCTGCAG gtgctcTACTATGAACTGGGCTTCCTGCTGTGTGCGGCGGTGGGCGTGGTGTACCTggtgctcctccccctcgccgGCCTCCTGCTGTGTATCTGCCGTTGCTGTGACAACTGCGGAGGGGAAATGCACCAGCGGCAGCGGAAGAACGCCGACTGTCAGCGCGGCCTTCTGGGAACGCTACTGTTCACCACCTCGCTGGTCATCAG CATCGGAGTGCTGTGTGCCTacacagccaatcagacgcTGAGCTCTCAGGTGAAGAACGTCAGGCGATTGGTCAACAGCAACATGAGGGACCTTCACACCTTCGTCAACGACACGCCCACG CAAATTGACTTCCTGGTCTCTCAGTACTCGACTGCGAAAGGAAAAGTTCTGTATGACCTCGACA ATATAGGTCCTCTACTTGGCGGAAGGATACACGGGCAGCTAGGGAAGGAGGTCCGGCCTGCCATGGACGGAGCGCTCAGTCTGGCTGGAG TGAAAATCGAAAGAGCCCTAAAAG CGATGCGAGAGACGAGGGAGGCTCTGGAGAATGCCAGTGTGTCTCTGGAGGTGCTCCAGGAGGGCAGCGGGAAGCTGGCCTTCAGCCTGAGTCTGATGAGGAGCAGTCTGAGGCGCAGCCTGGACGACCCGGCCTGCAGGGACCCCAAGAACCAGCCCACCTCCGCCCAGCTCTGCAGCGCCATCCAGAGCTCCCTcagccacctccacctgcacgCCAACTACTCCAGG CTGGCAAGTGTGAACCCTCAGCTGGAGAAGATGAACCAGGTTCTGCAGACAGACTTGAGAGCCGTCATCCAGAGG GGCTACTCGTCTCTGAACAATACTCCTTCCATGGTGGTGGATCAGACCACGTCCGTGGTGGAGG GGGTGAGAGGGCTGTTGGACGGCATTGGCTCCAACATCAGCAGCTTCTCCAAGGGTTTCCCGGTCCGAAGCAGTCTGGCCAACTTCACCATCTTCATCAACCAGGCCCACTCGTCCATCGAGGACCACTACCCCCAGCTGGACCAGGCAGACTTCTACAG GTGGGCTGGCTGCATCGCGCTGTGCTGCatgctggtcctggtcctggcctTCAACTACCTGGGCCTGCTGTGTGGAACGCTGGGCTACGACAAACACGCCTCACCCACCACCCGGGGCTGCATCTCCAACACTGGGGGCACCCTGCTCATGGC GGGGGTGGGCTTCAGCTTCCTGTTCTCCTGGCTGCTCATGGGGGTCGTCACCGCCGCCTTCCTGGTTGGGGGGAACCTGGAGAAGCTGCTCTGTGAGCCCTACCACAGCAAGGAGCTCTTCAAG CTCCTGGACACGCCCCACATGGTGGACCCCCAGTGGAGGAACTTCATCCCCGGGTTCCTGTACAACGACTCGGACCTGGACCTCACCGTGGAGAACCTGTACAG TAACTGTAAGGAGAACAGGGGTATCTACTCCGCCGGGCGTCTGGATAAGATCTTCAACATCACAGCGTTCCTCAACACAACCCTG ttcacCAGGGAGGTGGTGTCGGTGCTGGAGGGGATCCGTCTGGACCTGGGTGGGGTGGAGCTGCTGCAGGCGGAGGGGCGGCAGAACCTTCTGGACTTCTCTGAGTCCGGCCTGTCAGAGATCAACTACGCCCAATACCTGGAGgag GTGAATAAAGGTGTGACGGTGGAGGACCTGCTGACCTTCACCAGCCAGCTGGAGGCCCAGACGGACCTCATG cccgaGGGGCCCCTCCAGACCGCTCTGAAGGGCCACACCAGCACCCTGAGACAGATCCACAGCCAGCAGGTGGTGCCACTGGAGCAGGCCATG AAATATGTGAGAGCCAGG AGTGCGTTGAACCAGAGTATGAGGTTCCTGGAGCGAACGGCCTCCGACCTGCCA AACAAAGTTTTGGCCGTTTTAAACGCCCTGGATGAAGCCCAATACCTAATCTCCAAGAATGCAACACAACTGACCAGTCAG gaGACGAAGCTGTACAAGGACGTCATCGTTGGCTACTTCCAGCAGTACATTGACTGGGTGAAGAGCTCG CTGGCATTGGAGGTGGCGACCTGTAAGCCCTTGAGCAACATGGTGGACACTACCCACATCCTCACTTGCAACTTCCTGCTGGACGCCATG AACACGTTCTGGATGGGTCTGGGCTGCAGCACGCTGTTCCTCCTGCCCAGCATCGTCCTCGCCGTGAAGCTCGCCAAGTTCTACCGCCGCATGGAAACAGAGGACGTCTACGACGA CAATGACACAATCCCCATGAAAAC
- the prom1a gene encoding prominin-1-A isoform X5 yields MWRSGLLLLLAGHLVSCELQPDPGITPPPGRPPPPGRPPRERLDFGSVPAGVYETLAHYEPGPIGILFSLVHAFLCVVQPNPFPQDLIVKLVKEKFGAPQTEYQKVLYYELGFLLCAAVGVVYLVLLPLAGLLLCICRCCDNCGGEMHQRQRKNADCQRGLLGTLLFTTSLVISIGVLCAYTANQTLSSQVKNVRRLVNSNMRDLHTFVNDTPTQIDFLVSQYSTAKGKVLYDLDNIGPLLGGRIHGQLGKEVRPAMDGALSLAGAMRETREALENASVSLEVLQEGSGKLAFSLSLMRSSLRRSLDDPACRDPKNQPTSAQLCSAIQSSLSHLHLHANYSRLASVNPQLEKMNQVLQTDLRAVIQRGYSSLNNTPSMVVDQTTSVVEGVRGLLDGIGSNISSFSKGFPVRSSLANFTIFINQAHSSIEDHYPQLDQADFYRWAGCIALCCMLVLVLAFNYLGLLCGTLGYDKHASPTTRGCISNTGGTLLMAGVGFSFLFSWLLMGVVTAAFLVGGNLEKLLCEPYHSKELFKLLDTPHMVDPQWRNFIPGFLYNDSDLDLTVENLYSNCKENRGIYSAGRLDKIFNITAFLNTTLFTREVVSVLEGIRLDLGGVELLQAEGRQNLLDFSESGLSEINYAQYLEEVNKGVTVEDLLTFTSQLEAQTDLMPEGPLQTALKGHTSTLRQIHSQQVVPLEQAMKYVRARSALNQSMRFLERTASDLPNKVLAVLNALDEAQYLISKNATQLTSQETKLYKDVIVGYFQQYIDWVKSSLALEVATCKPLSNMVDTTHILTCNFLLDAMNTFWMGLGCSTLFLLPSIVLAVKLAKFYRRMETEDVYDDNDTIPMKTVPSYDTMTRFPRASAPPSYIDW; encoded by the exons ATGTGGAGGTCCGGCCTACTGCTGCTCCTGGCCGGACACCTCGTCTCATGTGAGCTGCAGCCGGACCCCGGGATAACCCCGCCGCCCGGGAGACCCCCGCCGCCCGGGAGACCCCCCCGGGAGAGGCTGGACTTCGGTTCCGTCCCGGCGGGGGTCTACGAGACCCTGGCCCACTACGAGCCAGGACCTATCGGGATCCTCTTCAGCCTGGTGCACGCCTTCCTGTGCGTGGTCCAGCCAAACCCCTTCCCCCAAG ATCTCATCGTAAAACTGGTGAAGGAGAAGTTTGGAGCGCCTCAGACGGAGTATCAGAAG gtgctcTACTATGAACTGGGCTTCCTGCTGTGTGCGGCGGTGGGCGTGGTGTACCTggtgctcctccccctcgccgGCCTCCTGCTGTGTATCTGCCGTTGCTGTGACAACTGCGGAGGGGAAATGCACCAGCGGCAGCGGAAGAACGCCGACTGTCAGCGCGGCCTTCTGGGAACGCTACTGTTCACCACCTCGCTGGTCATCAG CATCGGAGTGCTGTGTGCCTacacagccaatcagacgcTGAGCTCTCAGGTGAAGAACGTCAGGCGATTGGTCAACAGCAACATGAGGGACCTTCACACCTTCGTCAACGACACGCCCACG CAAATTGACTTCCTGGTCTCTCAGTACTCGACTGCGAAAGGAAAAGTTCTGTATGACCTCGACA ATATAGGTCCTCTACTTGGCGGAAGGATACACGGGCAGCTAGGGAAGGAGGTCCGGCCTGCCATGGACGGAGCGCTCAGTCTGGCTGGAG CGATGCGAGAGACGAGGGAGGCTCTGGAGAATGCCAGTGTGTCTCTGGAGGTGCTCCAGGAGGGCAGCGGGAAGCTGGCCTTCAGCCTGAGTCTGATGAGGAGCAGTCTGAGGCGCAGCCTGGACGACCCGGCCTGCAGGGACCCCAAGAACCAGCCCACCTCCGCCCAGCTCTGCAGCGCCATCCAGAGCTCCCTcagccacctccacctgcacgCCAACTACTCCAGG CTGGCAAGTGTGAACCCTCAGCTGGAGAAGATGAACCAGGTTCTGCAGACAGACTTGAGAGCCGTCATCCAGAGG GGCTACTCGTCTCTGAACAATACTCCTTCCATGGTGGTGGATCAGACCACGTCCGTGGTGGAGG GGGTGAGAGGGCTGTTGGACGGCATTGGCTCCAACATCAGCAGCTTCTCCAAGGGTTTCCCGGTCCGAAGCAGTCTGGCCAACTTCACCATCTTCATCAACCAGGCCCACTCGTCCATCGAGGACCACTACCCCCAGCTGGACCAGGCAGACTTCTACAG GTGGGCTGGCTGCATCGCGCTGTGCTGCatgctggtcctggtcctggcctTCAACTACCTGGGCCTGCTGTGTGGAACGCTGGGCTACGACAAACACGCCTCACCCACCACCCGGGGCTGCATCTCCAACACTGGGGGCACCCTGCTCATGGC GGGGGTGGGCTTCAGCTTCCTGTTCTCCTGGCTGCTCATGGGGGTCGTCACCGCCGCCTTCCTGGTTGGGGGGAACCTGGAGAAGCTGCTCTGTGAGCCCTACCACAGCAAGGAGCTCTTCAAG CTCCTGGACACGCCCCACATGGTGGACCCCCAGTGGAGGAACTTCATCCCCGGGTTCCTGTACAACGACTCGGACCTGGACCTCACCGTGGAGAACCTGTACAG TAACTGTAAGGAGAACAGGGGTATCTACTCCGCCGGGCGTCTGGATAAGATCTTCAACATCACAGCGTTCCTCAACACAACCCTG ttcacCAGGGAGGTGGTGTCGGTGCTGGAGGGGATCCGTCTGGACCTGGGTGGGGTGGAGCTGCTGCAGGCGGAGGGGCGGCAGAACCTTCTGGACTTCTCTGAGTCCGGCCTGTCAGAGATCAACTACGCCCAATACCTGGAGgag GTGAATAAAGGTGTGACGGTGGAGGACCTGCTGACCTTCACCAGCCAGCTGGAGGCCCAGACGGACCTCATG cccgaGGGGCCCCTCCAGACCGCTCTGAAGGGCCACACCAGCACCCTGAGACAGATCCACAGCCAGCAGGTGGTGCCACTGGAGCAGGCCATG AAATATGTGAGAGCCAGG AGTGCGTTGAACCAGAGTATGAGGTTCCTGGAGCGAACGGCCTCCGACCTGCCA AACAAAGTTTTGGCCGTTTTAAACGCCCTGGATGAAGCCCAATACCTAATCTCCAAGAATGCAACACAACTGACCAGTCAG gaGACGAAGCTGTACAAGGACGTCATCGTTGGCTACTTCCAGCAGTACATTGACTGGGTGAAGAGCTCG CTGGCATTGGAGGTGGCGACCTGTAAGCCCTTGAGCAACATGGTGGACACTACCCACATCCTCACTTGCAACTTCCTGCTGGACGCCATG AACACGTTCTGGATGGGTCTGGGCTGCAGCACGCTGTTCCTCCTGCCCAGCATCGTCCTCGCCGTGAAGCTCGCCAAGTTCTACCGCCGCATGGAAACAGAGGACGTCTACGACGA CAATGACACAATCCCCATGAAAAC
- the prom1a gene encoding prominin-1-A isoform X4, with amino-acid sequence MWRSGLLLLLAGHLVSCELQPDPGITPPPGRPPPPGRPPRERLDFGSVPAGVYETLAHYEPGPIGILFSLVHAFLCVVQPNPFPQDLIVKLVKEKFGAPQTEYQKVLYYELGFLLCAAVGVVYLVLLPLAGLLLCICRCCDNCGGEMHQRQRKNADCQRGLLGTLLFTTSLVISIGVLCAYTANQTLSSQVKNVRRLVNSNMRDLHTFVNDTPTQIDFLVSQYSTAKGKVLYDLDNIGPLLGGRIHGQLGKEVRPAMDGALSLAGVKIERALKAMRETREALENASVSLEVLQEGSGKLAFSLSLMRSSLRRSLDDPACRDPKNQPTSAQLCSAIQSSLSHLHLHANYSRLASVNPQLEKMNQVLQTDLRAVIQRGYSSLNNTPSMVVDQTTSVVEGVRGLLDGIGSNISSFSKGFPVRSSLANFTIFINQAHSSIEDHYPQLDQADFYRWAGCIALCCMLVLVLAFNYLGLLCGTLGYDKHASPTTRGCISNTGGTLLMAGVGFSFLFSWLLMGVVTAAFLVGGNLEKLLCEPYHSKELFKLLDTPHMVDPQWRNFIPGFLYNDSDLDLTVENLYSNCKENRGIYSAGRLDKIFNITAFLNTTLFTREVVSVLEGIRLDLGGVELLQAEGRQNLLDFSESGLSEINYAQYLEEVNKGVTVEDLLTFTSQLEAQTDLMPEGPLQTALKGHTSTLRQIHSQQVVPLEQAMKYVRARSALNQSMRFLERTASDLPNKVLAVLNALDEAQYLISKNATQLTSQETKLYKDVIVGYFQQYIDWVKSSLALEVATCKPLSNMVDTTHILTCNFLLDAMNTFWMGLGCSTLFLLPSIVLAVKLAKFYRRMETEDVYDDNDTIPMKTVPSYDTMTRFPRASAPPSYIDW; translated from the exons ATGTGGAGGTCCGGCCTACTGCTGCTCCTGGCCGGACACCTCGTCTCATGTGAGCTGCAGCCGGACCCCGGGATAACCCCGCCGCCCGGGAGACCCCCGCCGCCCGGGAGACCCCCCCGGGAGAGGCTGGACTTCGGTTCCGTCCCGGCGGGGGTCTACGAGACCCTGGCCCACTACGAGCCAGGACCTATCGGGATCCTCTTCAGCCTGGTGCACGCCTTCCTGTGCGTGGTCCAGCCAAACCCCTTCCCCCAAG ATCTCATCGTAAAACTGGTGAAGGAGAAGTTTGGAGCGCCTCAGACGGAGTATCAGAAG gtgctcTACTATGAACTGGGCTTCCTGCTGTGTGCGGCGGTGGGCGTGGTGTACCTggtgctcctccccctcgccgGCCTCCTGCTGTGTATCTGCCGTTGCTGTGACAACTGCGGAGGGGAAATGCACCAGCGGCAGCGGAAGAACGCCGACTGTCAGCGCGGCCTTCTGGGAACGCTACTGTTCACCACCTCGCTGGTCATCAG CATCGGAGTGCTGTGTGCCTacacagccaatcagacgcTGAGCTCTCAGGTGAAGAACGTCAGGCGATTGGTCAACAGCAACATGAGGGACCTTCACACCTTCGTCAACGACACGCCCACG CAAATTGACTTCCTGGTCTCTCAGTACTCGACTGCGAAAGGAAAAGTTCTGTATGACCTCGACA ATATAGGTCCTCTACTTGGCGGAAGGATACACGGGCAGCTAGGGAAGGAGGTCCGGCCTGCCATGGACGGAGCGCTCAGTCTGGCTGGAG TGAAAATCGAAAGAGCCCTAAAAG CGATGCGAGAGACGAGGGAGGCTCTGGAGAATGCCAGTGTGTCTCTGGAGGTGCTCCAGGAGGGCAGCGGGAAGCTGGCCTTCAGCCTGAGTCTGATGAGGAGCAGTCTGAGGCGCAGCCTGGACGACCCGGCCTGCAGGGACCCCAAGAACCAGCCCACCTCCGCCCAGCTCTGCAGCGCCATCCAGAGCTCCCTcagccacctccacctgcacgCCAACTACTCCAGG CTGGCAAGTGTGAACCCTCAGCTGGAGAAGATGAACCAGGTTCTGCAGACAGACTTGAGAGCCGTCATCCAGAGG GGCTACTCGTCTCTGAACAATACTCCTTCCATGGTGGTGGATCAGACCACGTCCGTGGTGGAGG GGGTGAGAGGGCTGTTGGACGGCATTGGCTCCAACATCAGCAGCTTCTCCAAGGGTTTCCCGGTCCGAAGCAGTCTGGCCAACTTCACCATCTTCATCAACCAGGCCCACTCGTCCATCGAGGACCACTACCCCCAGCTGGACCAGGCAGACTTCTACAG GTGGGCTGGCTGCATCGCGCTGTGCTGCatgctggtcctggtcctggcctTCAACTACCTGGGCCTGCTGTGTGGAACGCTGGGCTACGACAAACACGCCTCACCCACCACCCGGGGCTGCATCTCCAACACTGGGGGCACCCTGCTCATGGC GGGGGTGGGCTTCAGCTTCCTGTTCTCCTGGCTGCTCATGGGGGTCGTCACCGCCGCCTTCCTGGTTGGGGGGAACCTGGAGAAGCTGCTCTGTGAGCCCTACCACAGCAAGGAGCTCTTCAAG CTCCTGGACACGCCCCACATGGTGGACCCCCAGTGGAGGAACTTCATCCCCGGGTTCCTGTACAACGACTCGGACCTGGACCTCACCGTGGAGAACCTGTACAG TAACTGTAAGGAGAACAGGGGTATCTACTCCGCCGGGCGTCTGGATAAGATCTTCAACATCACAGCGTTCCTCAACACAACCCTG ttcacCAGGGAGGTGGTGTCGGTGCTGGAGGGGATCCGTCTGGACCTGGGTGGGGTGGAGCTGCTGCAGGCGGAGGGGCGGCAGAACCTTCTGGACTTCTCTGAGTCCGGCCTGTCAGAGATCAACTACGCCCAATACCTGGAGgag GTGAATAAAGGTGTGACGGTGGAGGACCTGCTGACCTTCACCAGCCAGCTGGAGGCCCAGACGGACCTCATG cccgaGGGGCCCCTCCAGACCGCTCTGAAGGGCCACACCAGCACCCTGAGACAGATCCACAGCCAGCAGGTGGTGCCACTGGAGCAGGCCATG AAATATGTGAGAGCCAGG AGTGCGTTGAACCAGAGTATGAGGTTCCTGGAGCGAACGGCCTCCGACCTGCCA AACAAAGTTTTGGCCGTTTTAAACGCCCTGGATGAAGCCCAATACCTAATCTCCAAGAATGCAACACAACTGACCAGTCAG gaGACGAAGCTGTACAAGGACGTCATCGTTGGCTACTTCCAGCAGTACATTGACTGGGTGAAGAGCTCG CTGGCATTGGAGGTGGCGACCTGTAAGCCCTTGAGCAACATGGTGGACACTACCCACATCCTCACTTGCAACTTCCTGCTGGACGCCATG AACACGTTCTGGATGGGTCTGGGCTGCAGCACGCTGTTCCTCCTGCCCAGCATCGTCCTCGCCGTGAAGCTCGCCAAGTTCTACCGCCGCATGGAAACAGAGGACGTCTACGACGA CAATGACACAATCCCCATGAAAAC